From Scleropages formosus chromosome 25, fSclFor1.1, whole genome shotgun sequence, a single genomic window includes:
- the ftr82 gene encoding finTRIM family, member 82: MAESLSPDHFSCPLCVGILRDPVAIPCGHSFCMDCISNYWNEADYTGIYICPQCQITFTQRPVLRPNTMLTKVAEKLKRSGPSPPAANSYAGPTDVPCDFCTGKKFKAIKSCLNCLASYCEKHLRPHYESATFKRHKLVDELGNLDRKICPQHQKTLELFCRTDQMCICALCTVSEHKGHDIVSAEAERSEKQKLLGVSQTEIRQKCQERMKELDELRTAVDSLKSSAQRAMAESEKMFREMISSIERMRTEVTKLIGINEKAAFSQADSLVERLEQEIEELKKKESGLKQLYSTEDHIHFLQNFNYLCTPTDDGVIPRVTVNPDFSFAAARKAVAEIKERLEELGREELLKISRSVNEIPVYTVENRTKERSIKAREVTVDSSPPPEPRTRSEFLKYFCQLRLDPNTAYKELYISEGNRKVIRTRDLQPYSDNPERFDSFAQVLCREALSGGRYYWEIEWSGEFSVGVAYRGISRKGKGSLCLLGYNKKSWSLLCSDSGYSAWHNRVDKAVNGPHSPRIGVYLDHSAGTVSFYSIGETMTLLYRFETTFTEPLYPGFGVGTSVKICQLK, encoded by the exons ATGGCCGAATCCCTGTCCCCGGACCATTTCAGCTGCCCCCTCTGCGTGGGCATCCTGAGGGACCCCGTGGCCATTCCCTGCGGCCACAGCTTCTGCATGGACTGCATCAGCAACTACTGGAACGAGGCCGACTACACGGGCATCTACATTTGCCCGCAGTGCCAGATCACGTTCACGCAGAGGCCCGTGCTGCGACCCAACACCATGCTCACCAAGGTGGCGGAGAAGCTCAAGAGGTCCGGCCCCAGCCCGCCCGCCGCCAACAGTTACGCGGGGCCCACCGACGTCCCCTGCGACTTCTGCACCGGGAAAAAGTTCAAGGCCATCAAGTCGTGCCTCAACTGCCTGGCCTCGTACTGCGAGAAGCACCTGAGGCCCCACTACGAGTCGGCCACGTTCAAACGCCACAAACTGGTGGACGAGCTCGGCAACCTGGACCGCAAGATCTGCCCCCAGCACCAGAAGACCCTGGAGCTGTTCTGCCGCACGGACCAGATGTGCATCTGCGCCCTGTGCACCGTCAGCGAGCACAAGGGCCACGACATCGTCTCGGCGGAGGCCGAACGGAGCGAGAAGCAG AAACTGCTGGGAGTTTCGCAGACAGAAATCCGGCAGAAATGCCAGGAGAGGATGAAGGAGCTGGATGAGTTGAGAACAGCTGTAGACTCCCTCAAA AGCTCAGCCCAAAGGGCCATGGCTGAGAGCGAGAAGATGTTCCGAGAAATGATCAGCTCCATCGAGAGGATGCGCACCGAGGTCACCAAGCTCATCGGCATCAACGAGAAGGCGGCCTTCAGCCAGGCCGACAGCCTGGTGGAgcgactggagcaggagatcgaggagctgaagaagaaggagtCTGGACTGAAGCAGCTGTACAGCACAGAGGACCACATTCACTTCTTGCAG AACTTCAACTACCTATGCACCCCGACCGACGATGGCGTCATCCCACGGGTGACGGTGAACCCGGACTTCTCCTTCGCAGCCGCCAGGAAGGCCGTGGCCGAAATCAAGGAGCGCCTGGAGGAACTGGGCCGAGAAGAGCTGCTGAAGATATCGCGATCAG TGAACGAGATCCCGGTTTACACGGTGGAGAACCGAACCAAAGAAAGATCCATTAAAG CAAGAGAAGTAACAGTGGACAGCTCACCCCCCCCAGAGCCCAGGACCAGATCTGAGTTTCTGAAGT ACTTCTGTCAGCTCCGCTTGGACCCAAACACCGCATACAAAGAGCTCTACATATCTGAGGGCAACAGGAAGGTCATTCGAACCCGAGACCTGCAGCCGTATTCGGACAACCCGGAGAGGTTCGACAGCTTCGCGCAGGTGCTCTGCAGGGAGGCCCTGTCCGGGGGCCGCTACTACTGGGAGATCGAGTGGAGCGGGGAGTTCTCGGTCGGAGTCGCCTACAGGGGGATCAGCCGGAAAGGGAAGGGTTCCCTCTGCCTGCTCGGCTACAATAAGAAGTCCTGGAGCCTGCTGTGCTCCGACTCCGGCTACTCGGCCTGGCACAACCGGGTGGACAAGGCCGTAAATGGCCCTCACTCTCCCCGGATCGGCGTCTACCTGGACCATTCGGCCGGGACGGTGTCCTTCTACAGCATCGGGGAGACGATGACCCTCCTGTACAGGTTCGAGACCACCTTCACAGAGCCCCTCTATCCCGGATTCGGAGTGGGCACCTCTGTGAAGATCTGTCagctaaaatga